CTGACAATTAATGTTCAAGTAAAACTCTAACAATGATTAATTTAGCTATAGCGGTTACCGGTGCGAGTGGTTCAATTTATGCCAAAACTATGTTGGACACATTACGTGATTTGTCTAGTACTGCTAAGCAAGTTTCCGTAGTTTTAAGCAATAATGCAATAGATGTTTGGAATTACGAAATAGGCAATTCTTCCTACGCCGATTATCCTTTTACATATTACAATATCAACGATTTCTATTCTCCATTAGCTTCGGGGAGCAGCAGTATTGATGCTATGATTGTTTGTCCGTGTAGTGTTGGAACTATGGGAAAAATTTCTTCAGGAATAGCTGACAGTTTAATAACCAGAGCCGCCGATGTTATGCTTAAAGAAAGACGTAAACTGATTTTGGTTTTGCGCGAAATGCCTTATAATTTGATACATATAAACAATATGCAAACCATAACATTAAGCGGAGGTGTTATCTGTCCTGCGTCTCCTTCGTTTTACAGCAAGCCGCAAGATTTTACGATGTTGGCAAAAACCGTTACCGATAGGGCATTAAAACTTGCAGGAGTTGATGTTGAGTCTTACTCTTGGGGTGAAAAATAATTACTTGTTACGTGAAGTAGTGAATATCACTAATTTTTCCAAAGAATCGCGGGTTTCCGATTCAGGAAAAGTGTGCAATATATCTATGGCTTTTTGTTGATATTCAAGCATTTTTTCAGTGGCGTATTTAATTCCATTGCTATTGTTAACTTCGTCTATAATGTATTTTACAGTTTTGGGGTCAGAGCTTTTTAAGCGGATAAGGCTTAACAGCTTAAACTTTTTCAGTTTCGACGAGTTGCGAAGTAAATAAATTAAAGGTAGTGTCAGTTTTTTTTCTTTAATATCAATTCCTTTTGGCTTCCCCGATTTAGTATTATTGTCAAAATCAATCAAATCGTCTTTTATCTGAAAAGCAATACCGACTTGCTCACCGAAGAGTCGCATTTTTTCAATTGTTTCCTTGTCTTTGGCAGCCGAAAATGCACCGGCTTGACAGCACGATGCTATCAGCGAAGCTGTTTTCTTTCTTATTATTTCAAAATAAACATCTTCTTCAACATCTAATTTTCGGGCTTTTTCAAGTTGCAGAATTTCGCCTTCGCTCATTTCTTTTGTAGCATTAGATATTATTTTAAGAAGTTCAAATTCATCATTATCTAACGAAAGTAACAATCCTTTCGACAACAAATAGTCGCCTAATAGAACCGCAATTTTATTTTTCCACAGCGCATTTATCGAAAAAAAACCCCTACGTTTGTTTGAATCGTCAACAACATCATCGTGAATTAATGTAGCAGTATGAAGAGTTTCAATTAAAACAGCAGCAGTATGCGTTGTTTCGGTTACATTGCCACACATCTTTGCCGAAAAATACACAAACATCGGACGCATTTGTTTGCCTTTGTTTCTGTACAGGTATTGCGTAATAGTATTTAGTAATTTCATGTCGCTTTGCAGCATAGAACGGAAACGTTCTTCAAACTCTTCTAAATGTGTTTTTATAGGCTGCTTTATTTCGACAAGTTCGTTCATCTGAATTACAAACAGGATAAGTTAGTTTATTAAATAAAAATTATTTTTTTACTATACGTTTTGTTTTCAACAAGTATTTTGATGAAGTAAGTACCTGCCTGCAAATTATTTTTATTTATTGTAATAGTGTGGGTGTTGCCAGTGGGAGTGTCGGCGCTTGAATAAACACGGTTTCCTTTCATATTATAAAGTTGTACCGAAATAAGCTGAGCCTTAACATTCTCAAGTTTTATGTGGCACGAATGATTGGTCGGGTTTGGTATTGGCTCGCTAATTTTAAGGTTTGAAACAAAAGGAACGTTATATGAGCTAATATCGGGCTTTCCGGCTTGAATCCATGCAGTGTATATAAGTTCGGCAAGGGCTTTTGAAGCATTTTTGAAAAGCAGTATAGTGTAATTTTTTGAATGATTCCAGAGTGCTGTCTTGTACGCCTGCGAACCGTAGTTTGTATTCACGCTTTTGGCGTAGTTGTCGCTTGCAAAAATGGAATCTTTATAAGTGAAATTTTGATATATATAATCAAAAATATACTGATTAACATCCTGTATTTCGCTTATGGTTTCGCCGCTATACGAAATTTGATGATAAAATTGGTTAATCATTGTAGATTCGTATCTCGAATGTATTCCGTAGTTGCCTGATAGCTGCCCGTTGTAGTTTTTTGTGATATGCAAAGGCATGTGTCCGTCGGCTACGTAGTGCCCTAAATCGGCGGCAAATATTTTTGCTTTATTAATGTCCATACGTGCTAAGCAGTCTCTCAGCGAGTCGAAAGTTGCTTCGGTAGCCCAAGGCAATATTCCGGTGTCATTGAGAAATGAATGCCCATACGAATTAAGTGCTTCTGTATAGTTTTGTTCAATGTTTCCGTAGATTTCAAAGTCGGGAAACATATCTATGTCGATATAATGTTTATAAGCTTCGGTAGGGTCTTCGCTTTTACGGTAATCTGCATCGGAAGCGTGGTCGGTTATAAAAGCTACCCACGAGTGAAAGTCAAGCATTTCAGCATTGAAAGATTTCGACGAATTTTCGGATATAATTCTATGACCTCTATACCCCCACGACGAAAACAGTATAAGCAAAAGTACAAGAGCAATAACAGAAATAAAAGATCTTTTCATATTACTTAAACGGCAAGTACAAGCAGTTTATTATTCAACACTTCAATTGTACCGCCTTTTATTTCGACATATTCGGTATTTCCTTCCGGTTTAACCAATCTGATTTTCCCTTCTTTAAGTGTTGCGATAAGGGGAGCGTGATTATTGAGTATTTCAAAAGAACCATCAGAACCAGGCAGCTGAGCTAATGTAATTTCGCCTTTATAAATAAGTTTTTCCGGAGAAATAATTTCTATTATCATGATAATTACTTTTAATTTTGGGAAAGCATTTTCTTTCCTTTTTCAATGGCTTCTTCAATAGTACCAACTAAGTTGAAAGCAGATTCCGGATATTCATCAACTTCGCCTTTCAAAATCATTTGAAAGCCCTTAATTGTATCTTCTATACTTACAAAAACGCCTGGTATTCCTGTAAACTGCGTAGCTACGTGGAACGGTTGCGACAAGAAACGTGATATTTTACGTGCTCTCTGAACGGTTAGCTTGTCTTCGTCTGAAAGCTCGTCCATACCCAAAATAGCTATAATGTCTTGCAAATCTTTGTATCGTTGCAATATCATTTTTACTTGTTGAGCTGTGTCGTAGTGTTCTTGTCCGACAACATCAACAGATAATATTCTCGAATTTGATTCTAATGGGTCAACGGCAGGATAAATACCTTGCTCGGCGATTTTTCTGCTAAGAACTGTTGTTGCGTCTAAGTGAGCAAATGTAGTTGCAGGAGCAGGGTCAGTAAGGTCGTCGGCTGGTACGTATATAGCCTGTACCGATGTAATTGAACCTCTTTTTGTTGACGTAATACGTTCTTGCAATATACCCATTTCGGTTGCAAGTGTTGGCTGATAACCTACAGCCGATGGCAGACGTCCGAGCAATGCTGATACTTCGGAACCTGCTTGCGTAAAACGGAATATATTATCGATAAAGAACAGAATATCGTTACCTTTTCCTTTTTGGTCGCCGTCTCTAAAATATTCGGCTACTGTAAGTCCCGAAAGAGCAACTCTGGCTCTAGCTCCTGGGGGCTCATTCATCTGACCGAAAACCATAGTAAGCAATGATTTTTCCATTTCTTTTGGGTCAACTTTAGATAAATCCCAGCCACCGGCATCCATACTTTTTCTAAACTCTTCGCCATAGCTAACAAGTCCGGCTTCAATCATTTCTCTGAGCAAGTCGTTACCTTCACGAGTACGTTCGCCAACACCGGCAAATACGGAAAATCCATTGTATTGTTTTGCAATGTTATTTATAAGCTCTTGTATAAGTACGGTTTTTCCAACACCGGCACCTCCAAAAAGTCCGATTTTTCCACCTTTCGAGTAAGGTTCAATCAAGTCTATTACTTTAATTCCTGTGTATAGAACTTCTTTTGAGGTTGATAAATCTTCAAATTTTGGCGGGTCGTTGTGTATACTGTATTCTCTTTCTCTTGATACTGGCGGCAAACCGTCGATTGCGTCTCCTGTTACGTTAAATAGTCTTCCCTTTATTTCTTCGCCCACGGGCATAGAAATTTGGTTACCGGTAGCCGTAACTTCCATTCCACGGCTTAATCCGTCGGTACTATCCATCGCAATTGCGCGTATGGTGTTTTCTCCAATGTCTTGCTGACATTCTAAAACTATTTTTGTACCGCTTGGGTTTATTACTTCTAATGCGTCGTAAATGTTTGGTAATGCGATGTTTTCTTCGAAGGAGACATCAACTACAGGTCCTATTATCTGACTAATTGTTCCTTTTACAAGATTGCTCATTTTTAATATTTTATTAATTACGGAGCAAATGTAATAAGTTTTTATGTTTTACAATAAGTTTTTCCAGATTATTTTTTCGATTTTTGATAATATGGGAATCTGACAATTGATTAAAATTGTTATTTACTTTGTTTGAAGAACGACCTTTCAAATAAAATCAGATAAAATA
The genomic region above belongs to Lentimicrobiaceae bacterium and contains:
- the atpC gene encoding ATP synthase F1 subunit epsilon; the protein is MIIEIISPEKLIYKGEITLAQLPGSDGSFEILNNHAPLIATLKEGKIRLVKPEGNTEYVEIKGGTIEVLNNKLLVLAV
- the atpD gene encoding F0F1 ATP synthase subunit beta translates to MSNLVKGTISQIIGPVVDVSFEENIALPNIYDALEVINPSGTKIVLECQQDIGENTIRAIAMDSTDGLSRGMEVTATGNQISMPVGEEIKGRLFNVTGDAIDGLPPVSREREYSIHNDPPKFEDLSTSKEVLYTGIKVIDLIEPYSKGGKIGLFGGAGVGKTVLIQELINNIAKQYNGFSVFAGVGERTREGNDLLREMIEAGLVSYGEEFRKSMDAGGWDLSKVDPKEMEKSLLTMVFGQMNEPPGARARVALSGLTVAEYFRDGDQKGKGNDILFFIDNIFRFTQAGSEVSALLGRLPSAVGYQPTLATEMGILQERITSTKRGSITSVQAIYVPADDLTDPAPATTFAHLDATTVLSRKIAEQGIYPAVDPLESNSRILSVDVVGQEHYDTAQQVKMILQRYKDLQDIIAILGMDELSDEDKLTVQRARKISRFLSQPFHVATQFTGIPGVFVSIEDTIKGFQMILKGEVDEYPESAFNLVGTIEEAIEKGKKMLSQN
- a CDS encoding T9SS type A sorting domain-containing protein gives rise to the protein MKRSFISVIALVLLLILFSSWGYRGHRIISENSSKSFNAEMLDFHSWVAFITDHASDADYRKSEDPTEAYKHYIDIDMFPDFEIYGNIEQNYTEALNSYGHSFLNDTGILPWATEATFDSLRDCLARMDINKAKIFAADLGHYVADGHMPLHITKNYNGQLSGNYGIHSRYESTMINQFYHQISYSGETISEIQDVNQYIFDYIYQNFTYKDSIFASDNYAKSVNTNYGSQAYKTALWNHSKNYTILLFKNASKALAELIYTAWIQAGKPDISSYNVPFVSNLKISEPIPNPTNHSCHIKLENVKAQLISVQLYNMKGNRVYSSADTPTGNTHTITINKNNLQAGTYFIKILVENKTYSKKIIFI
- a CDS encoding UbiX family flavin prenyltransferase is translated as MINLAIAVTGASGSIYAKTMLDTLRDLSSTAKQVSVVLSNNAIDVWNYEIGNSSYADYPFTYYNINDFYSPLASGSSSIDAMIVCPCSVGTMGKISSGIADSLITRAADVMLKERRKLILVLREMPYNLIHINNMQTITLSGGVICPASPSFYSKPQDFTMLAKTVTDRALKLAGVDVESYSWGEK
- a CDS encoding polyprenyl synthetase family protein, whose amino-acid sequence is MNELVEIKQPIKTHLEEFEERFRSMLQSDMKLLNTITQYLYRNKGKQMRPMFVYFSAKMCGNVTETTHTAAVLIETLHTATLIHDDVVDDSNKRRGFFSINALWKNKIAVLLGDYLLSKGLLLSLDNDEFELLKIISNATKEMSEGEILQLEKARKLDVEEDVYFEIIRKKTASLIASCCQAGAFSAAKDKETIEKMRLFGEQVGIAFQIKDDLIDFDNNTKSGKPKGIDIKEKKLTLPLIYLLRNSSKLKKFKLLSLIRLKSSDPKTVKYIIDEVNNSNGIKYATEKMLEYQQKAIDILHTFPESETRDSLEKLVIFTTSRNK